From the genome of Virgibacillus siamensis, one region includes:
- a CDS encoding acyl-CoA dehydrogenase family protein: MTTLTDLNTMEERLELMKETVKPFKQRGEIHDKEGTFPFDNFNDLKDIGYPALTIPKKFGGMGISLCEMLKHQEIIAQADGATALSIGWHMGITKHTGENESWDHTKFQAFADDVKKTGALMNNAATEPATGSPTRGGKPETTAAKSGDGWIINGRKTFTTMAPILSYAVVSATIEDSDEVGNFLIRRELDGVHVDETWDSVAMKASGSHDLVLENVRVAADDLIGYLTPGKKAPAGWLLHIPACYLGIAKAAQEYATKFAAEYSPNSIKGTIAELPNVKEKLGEMELRIMQSSGFLYSVAAKWDASSDKVRASMKAELGAVKVSVVNQAVEVVDLAMRVTGARSLSAKNPLQRYYRDVRAGIHNPPMDDMVIMQLGDHALNRME, encoded by the coding sequence ATGACAACATTAACTGATTTAAATACGATGGAAGAGCGTCTTGAGCTGATGAAGGAAACGGTAAAGCCGTTTAAACAGCGCGGGGAAATTCATGATAAGGAAGGAACATTCCCTTTTGATAATTTCAATGACTTGAAGGATATTGGTTATCCGGCCTTGACTATTCCGAAAAAATTCGGCGGCATGGGGATTTCCTTATGTGAGATGCTCAAGCATCAGGAAATAATTGCGCAGGCGGACGGTGCAACTGCCCTTTCTATCGGATGGCATATGGGCATCACAAAGCACACCGGTGAAAATGAAAGCTGGGATCATACAAAATTCCAGGCTTTTGCTGATGATGTTAAAAAAACCGGCGCACTAATGAACAATGCTGCCACTGAACCGGCTACAGGAAGTCCGACACGCGGCGGCAAACCGGAAACGACTGCTGCAAAATCCGGTGACGGCTGGATCATTAACGGCAGAAAAACATTCACGACGATGGCACCAATCCTTTCATACGCTGTGGTCAGTGCGACCATCGAAGATTCTGATGAGGTAGGTAACTTTTTGATCAGACGTGAACTGGATGGGGTACATGTTGATGAAACATGGGATTCTGTAGCCATGAAAGCTAGTGGCAGCCATGATCTTGTCCTGGAAAATGTTCGTGTTGCTGCAGATGATTTGATCGGTTATTTGACTCCGGGTAAGAAAGCTCCTGCTGGTTGGCTCCTTCATATTCCAGCATGCTACCTTGGAATCGCCAAAGCCGCTCAGGAGTATGCCACCAAATTCGCAGCAGAATATTCTCCAAACAGCATTAAGGGCACGATAGCAGAATTGCCAAATGTAAAGGAAAAACTTGGTGAAATGGAACTCCGTATCATGCAAAGTTCCGGTTTTCTGTACAGTGTGGCTGCCAAATGGGATGCCAGCAGTGACAAAGTGCGGGCATCGATGAAAGCTGAGTTGGGGGCTGTTAAAGTTTCTGTTGTGAACCAGGCAGTTGAAGTCGTTGACCTCGCAATGCGTGTAACCGGTGCACGTAGCTTATCAGCAAAAAATCCGCTCCAGCGCTACTATCGTGACGTCCGTGCCGGAATTCACAACCCTCCGATGGATGACATGGTGATCATGCAGCTGGGAGATCATGCTTTAAATAGAATGGAGTAA
- a CDS encoding Na+/H+ antiporter NhaC family protein translates to MDFLSIVPPIVAVVLAIVTKRVLLSLFISIWVGGLIAAGGDPFEGVGITFTWMKDVMIDPWNARFLVMTALLGTGAAFMFKTGGSDGLIKMLDKKLTTNKRVQLLPYILGIVIFFNDYVNSVIVGNASKDITAKHKISREKLAYILDSTSAPMATIGPVSDWIGFQVSLIAAAFAGIGLVGAEPYFVFLQSIPWNFYAILCLLAVPMIIAMRDFGPMAKAEHRAQTTGKLIPDGSTPLSSVDEDLGEPFKKEGSVWNFIIPLVTLIAVSVWGLWFTGGGAEGKSVMEALADTDVAVSLTWGAFAMTLAGMIIALFQGMDLKTCEDTILGGIRTMLPALIIIVLAWSIGIVTSELGTAEYVVSATESWMTAALIPFLVFIIGMFISFATGTSWGTMSILTPIAIPLAYSFGGVDLVQIVIGAVFAGSIFGDHVSPISDTTVMASIFAESDHIAHVNTQIPYALIPAGIAALLFLSYSLIENSIVMLIAGIIIQFVVIRYLGRRNKQKYMREEKLQA, encoded by the coding sequence ATGGATTTTCTATCGATTGTACCACCGATTGTAGCTGTTGTTCTGGCTATTGTTACAAAACGGGTTTTGCTGTCGCTGTTTATCAGTATTTGGGTCGGCGGGCTGATTGCGGCAGGCGGCGACCCGTTTGAAGGTGTGGGAATTACATTTACCTGGATGAAAGATGTTATGATTGATCCATGGAATGCACGTTTTCTAGTAATGACAGCATTGCTTGGTACCGGTGCAGCATTTATGTTCAAGACTGGTGGTTCGGACGGTCTTATTAAAATGCTGGATAAAAAACTGACGACAAATAAACGTGTCCAGCTTTTGCCCTATATTTTAGGGATTGTCATCTTTTTTAATGATTACGTAAATTCGGTCATTGTCGGTAACGCTTCTAAGGACATAACAGCCAAGCATAAAATTTCACGTGAAAAACTGGCCTACATATTGGACTCAACGTCAGCCCCAATGGCAACTATTGGACCAGTCTCAGATTGGATCGGTTTTCAGGTTTCATTGATTGCGGCTGCATTTGCCGGAATCGGCCTGGTTGGGGCAGAACCATATTTTGTATTTTTACAATCAATTCCTTGGAATTTTTATGCGATTCTTTGTTTGCTTGCCGTCCCCATGATAATCGCCATGCGGGATTTTGGTCCGATGGCAAAAGCGGAACATCGTGCACAAACGACCGGGAAGCTGATACCGGATGGTTCGACGCCTTTGTCTTCAGTTGATGAAGACCTTGGCGAGCCGTTTAAAAAAGAAGGCAGTGTATGGAACTTTATTATTCCCCTTGTGACATTGATTGCAGTCAGTGTTTGGGGATTGTGGTTTACAGGCGGAGGTGCTGAAGGGAAGTCCGTTATGGAAGCCCTTGCAGATACCGATGTCGCTGTTTCCCTGACATGGGGTGCATTTGCGATGACACTGGCAGGAATGATCATTGCGCTTTTTCAGGGGATGGATTTAAAAACATGTGAAGATACCATTTTAGGCGGAATCCGAACAATGCTTCCAGCGTTAATTATCATCGTGCTGGCTTGGTCAATCGGGATCGTTACCTCGGAACTTGGGACTGCAGAATATGTTGTCAGTGCAACAGAAAGCTGGATGACAGCAGCACTTATTCCTTTTCTCGTTTTCATCATAGGGATGTTCATATCCTTTGCGACCGGAACGTCATGGGGAACGATGTCCATTCTGACACCAATTGCGATTCCGCTTGCTTACAGTTTCGGCGGTGTTGACCTTGTGCAAATCGTGATTGGTGCTGTGTTCGCTGGATCCATTTTCGGTGACCATGTTTCACCGATTTCCGATACGACTGTTATGGCTTCCATCTTTGCCGAATCGGACCACATTGCACACGTGAACACACAAATTCCTTATGCGCTCATTCCCGCAGGCATTGCAGCACTGCTGTTTCTGTCCTACTCTCTTATTGAAAACAGTATTGTAATGCTGATTGCTGGTATTATCATACAATTTGTAGTAATTCGTTATTTGGGAAGACGCAACAAACAGAAATATATGCGCGAGGAGAAATTACAAGCCTGA
- a CDS encoding tartrate dehydrogenase, which produces MKTINIALIPGDGIGPEVVEEGVKVLKAIEQLDDRLSFSFTSFPWGCEYYLQEGKMMADDGIEQLNQFDAIYLGAVGYPGVPDHISLWDLLLKIRKQFDQYVNLRPITLLNEALTPLKARTERDIDFLIIRENSEGEYAGAGDRLFKGKPEEVALQTGVFSRKGTERIIRYAYEEARNSGRTLTSISKGNALNYSMVFWDEVFEEIGKEYPDVETYSYLVDAASLYFVNDPGGFEVVVTSNLFGDILTDLGAALTGGLGLATGANVNPEKKFPSMFEPVHGSAPDIAGKGIANPLAAIWSVSQLLDFFDEDKWGAAILSSIRDIINEKEILTPDLGGNASTADVGDRIVEQLKSK; this is translated from the coding sequence ATGAAAACAATCAATATAGCATTGATTCCGGGAGATGGAATCGGCCCGGAAGTCGTCGAAGAAGGAGTTAAGGTATTAAAAGCAATTGAGCAGCTTGATGATCGTCTATCATTTTCATTTACTTCTTTTCCGTGGGGATGCGAATATTATTTGCAGGAAGGAAAAATGATGGCTGATGATGGGATTGAACAGCTTAATCAGTTTGATGCTATCTATTTGGGGGCTGTCGGGTACCCCGGTGTACCGGACCATATTTCACTGTGGGATTTATTACTGAAAATCCGTAAGCAATTTGATCAGTACGTGAATTTGCGTCCGATAACGCTTTTGAATGAAGCATTAACCCCGCTGAAAGCACGTACAGAGCGGGATATTGATTTTTTGATCATCCGCGAAAACAGTGAAGGGGAGTACGCGGGTGCCGGTGACAGGCTTTTTAAAGGAAAGCCCGAAGAAGTTGCATTGCAGACGGGAGTTTTCTCCCGAAAAGGAACGGAACGGATTATCCGTTATGCTTATGAAGAAGCACGAAACTCCGGTAGAACTCTGACAAGCATCAGCAAGGGGAACGCACTGAATTATTCAATGGTTTTCTGGGATGAGGTTTTTGAAGAAATTGGAAAAGAATATCCGGATGTTGAAACCTATTCGTATTTGGTTGATGCAGCCAGTTTATATTTCGTTAATGATCCCGGCGGATTCGAAGTTGTTGTCACATCCAATTTGTTTGGGGACATTTTAACTGACCTTGGTGCCGCACTAACGGGCGGACTTGGTTTGGCAACGGGGGCAAATGTGAATCCGGAAAAGAAATTCCCATCAATGTTTGAGCCTGTGCACGGTTCCGCCCCGGACATTGCCGGCAAAGGAATTGCAAATCCGCTCGCTGCAATCTGGTCTGTAAGTCAACTGCTCGATTTTTTTGATGAAGATAAATGGGGCGCAGCAATTCTTTCGTCCATTCGCGACATCATTAACGAAAAAGAGATACTGACGCCTGACTTGGGCGGGAACGCTTCCACCGCTGATGTTGGCGACAGGATTGTTGAACAATTAAAAAGTAAATAA
- a CDS encoding GrpB family protein, with amino-acid sequence MDDVSNSTSISDEELQTVTVGERKPHNATITLLEYDSRWPKLFDREAKRIRSELGDRALQVEHVGSTSVPELCAKPIIDILLVVTDSGDESSFVPSLEKAGYTLRIREPEWFEHRMFKGPDTDINLHVFSKGASQVDRMLRFRDWLRTNNSDRDKYARVKRNLAKREWRHVQHYADAKDSIVQEIMDRAKAKE; translated from the coding sequence ATGGATGACGTTTCAAATTCAACATCTATAAGTGATGAAGAACTTCAAACTGTTACGGTTGGGGAGCGTAAACCCCACAATGCCACCATTACTCTATTGGAATATGATTCACGCTGGCCCAAATTATTCGATAGAGAAGCTAAGCGAATTCGTTCAGAACTCGGGGATAGGGCATTACAAGTGGAACATGTAGGATCAACGTCAGTACCAGAGCTTTGTGCAAAACCAATTATCGATATTCTTTTGGTTGTAACAGACTCTGGCGATGAATCGAGCTTTGTCCCTAGCTTGGAGAAAGCTGGTTACACGCTACGTATTCGGGAACCCGAGTGGTTTGAACACCGTATGTTCAAGGGGCCTGATACAGACATTAATTTGCACGTATTCAGCAAAGGGGCATCACAGGTAGATCGTATGTTGCGTTTTCGTGACTGGCTACGTACCAACAATTCTGATCGGGACAAATATGCACGCGTCAAGCGCAACCTGGCAAAGCGTGAATGGCGACACGTGCAACATTACGCTGATGCCAAAGACTCAATAGTTCAAGAAATCATGGATCGAGCAAAAGCCAAAGAATAG
- a CDS encoding putative holin-like toxin: MSVFETMVLMIAFATLIVTILDHEK, translated from the coding sequence ATGTCTGTTTTTGAGACAATGGTTCTAATGATCGCTTTCGCAACACTGATTGTGACGATTTTAGACCATGAAAAATAG
- a CDS encoding IS3 family transposase (programmed frameshift) yields the protein MYKRRSRPSEEKIKILHACESGEYSLNEICSFYHVHHQTIKAWQEKYNKHGMNGLREARSKKRYPEELKRSAIKDYESGKYSLRDIVRKYEISDPRVLRQWIKKYNGHSVMNVNRKGRTNTMAKGRETEWRERINIVLDCLSRGKNYQSTAEQYKVSYQQVYQWVRKYESRGADGLKDGRGRNKTEEELTPEEKTKFEIKRIEKENERLRAENAFLKKLKGTRKEGSLSRVRLEREFTAIKELHENEGFPIKLLCEVAGIVRSSYYKWLNRIPTAEEKQNKVLLTEIYAVHEEHNGIYGYRRMKMNINRRLGRKYNHKRIYRLMRLVGIKAVIRRKRNPYIKSTPQHIAENTLNREFTADMPNEKWVTDVTEFKYGQGSKAYLSAIRDLYDGSIISYVLSRSNNNPLVFETFDKAVKAEPKAKPILHSDRGFQYTSKTFKRKLEKAGMTQSMSRVGRCIDNGPMESFWGSLKSEEYYLNTYNSFEELEKAIEEYIEFYNRRRYQENLNDLSPYEYRTKAA from the exons ATGTACAAAAGAAGGAGTCGTCCTTCAGAGGAAAAAATTAAGATTTTACATGCGTGTGAATCGGGGGAGTATTCGTTAAATGAAATATGTTCCTTTTATCACGTGCATCATCAAACGATAAAAGCTTGGCAAGAAAAATACAATAAACATGGTATGAACGGGCTTCGGGAAGCTAGATCAAAGAAAAGATACCCAGAGGAATTAAAACGCTCAGCAATTAAAGACTATGAATCTGGCAAATATTCTTTAAGGGATATAGTAAGAAAATATGAGATTTCCGATCCAAGAGTTTTAAGGCAATGGATTAAAAAGTATAATGGTCATAGTGTAATGAACGTAAACAGGAAAGGGCGGACAAATACTATGGCCAAAGGAAGAGAGACAGAATGGCGCGAACGGATTAATATTGTATTGGATTGTCTTTCCAGAGGTAAGAATTATCAAAGCACGGCCGAACAGTATAAGGTATCTTATCAGCAGGTATATCAGTGGGTGCGGAAATACGAATCTAGGGGTGCGGATGGTCTAAAGGACGGTCGTGGAAGAAACAAAACAGAAGAAGAACTGACGCCTGAAGAAAAAACAAAATTTGAAATCAAAAGGATAGAGAAGGAAAATGAACGGCTGAGAGCGGAGAATGCTTTTCTAAAAAAGCTGA AAGGAACTCGAAAGGAGGGATCACTAAGCAGGGTTCGATTGGAAAGAGAATTTACAGCAATCAAGGAACTACATGAGAATGAAGGTTTTCCGATTAAACTTTTATGTGAAGTGGCTGGGATTGTGCGTTCATCTTACTATAAATGGCTGAATCGGATACCTACTGCAGAGGAAAAGCAAAACAAAGTGCTTCTCACCGAAATATACGCCGTGCATGAAGAACACAATGGTATTTACGGTTATCGTCGGATGAAGATGAATATCAATCGTCGACTGGGACGTAAATATAATCACAAACGAATTTACCGGCTCATGAGACTCGTCGGTATCAAAGCAGTTATCAGAAGGAAACGAAACCCCTATATTAAATCTACACCTCAGCACATTGCCGAAAATACATTAAACCGTGAATTTACGGCTGACATGCCAAACGAGAAATGGGTGACGGACGTTACTGAATTCAAGTATGGACAGGGTTCAAAAGCCTATTTAAGTGCAATTCGCGACTTATATGACGGATCGATTATCAGTTATGTATTAAGTCGATCAAATAATAATCCATTGGTTTTTGAAACCTTTGATAAGGCAGTGAAAGCAGAACCCAAAGCTAAACCAATATTGCACAGCGATCGCGGATTTCAGTATACTTCCAAAACGTTTAAACGAAAACTTGAAAAAGCAGGCATGACGCAAAGTATGTCACGCGTTGGCAGATGTATTGATAATGGTCCGATGGAATCCTTTTGGGGCTCATTAAAATCGGAAGAGTATTATTTAAACACGTATAATTCCTTCGAAGAATTGGAAAAGGCAATTGAGGAATATATCGAATTTTATAATCGTAGACGTTATCAAGAAAATCTAAACGACCTTAGCCCTTATGAATATAGAACCAAAGCCGCTTAA